The Acidianus manzaensis genome has a window encoding:
- a CDS encoding DNA-directed RNA polymerase subunit G, whose product MQSNTTEFKEDGIVNSIEAGALRDLYIVKINTDNINISLDVTRQINIFNKDEKVTIIISRTRPNFTDNDFCGQGYIVTEKKSDHGYVTIISLYGLIVRIESQQSFINKYGFNIMDHVYFCAIKS is encoded by the coding sequence GTGCAAAGTAATACAACAGAATTTAAAGAAGATGGTATTGTAAATTCTATTGAAGCCGGAGCATTAAGAGATCTATATATTGTAAAAATTAATACAGATAATATTAATATATCGCTAGATGTTACTAGACAAATAAATATTTTTAATAAAGATGAAAAAGTAACTATTATAATTTCTAGAACCAGACCAAATTTTACTGATAACGATTTTTGTGGCCAAGGATATATAGTAACAGAAAAAAAATCAGATCATGGCTATGTAACTATTATCTCGCTTTATGGATTAATAGTAAGAATAGAAAGCCAACAAAGTTTCATTAATAAATACGGATTTAATATAATGGATCATGTATATTTTTGCGCAATAAAAAGTTAA
- a CDS encoding Lsm family RNA-binding protein has product MSITRKAVYDINSLLDKNIIVKLTNNKTYIGQLVSFDLAPFLITLANAKDNENKMFYKVIINGNLVSEIIVQSEPIFNPKEFADIVQKSLNLRQADIKVYDEAGVVVILDKIKVSENGVEGSGALAQRIYDLFNEYIEKRKKEVA; this is encoded by the coding sequence TTGAGTATAACAAGAAAAGCTGTATATGATATAAATTCCTTATTAGATAAAAACATAATTGTTAAATTAACTAATAATAAAACGTATATAGGGCAACTAGTATCTTTTGACCTTGCTCCGTTTTTAATTACCCTAGCCAATGCAAAAGATAATGAAAACAAAATGTTCTACAAGGTTATAATAAATGGCAATTTAGTATCTGAAATTATAGTACAATCTGAGCCAATTTTTAATCCGAAAGAGTTTGCAGATATAGTACAAAAATCATTGAATTTGAGACAAGCAGATATAAAAGTTTACGATGAAGCGGGTGTAGTAGTAATTCTAGATAAAATCAAAGTTTCAGAAAACGGTGTAGAAGGAAGTGGAGCATTAGCTCAGAGAATCTATGATTTATTTAATGAATATATAGAAAAGCGCAAAAAAGAGGTAGCTTAA
- the tgtA gene encoding tRNA guanosine(15) transglycosylase TgtA → MIGDFEVKDEDLAGRIGILETKHGKIETPVFFPVINALKSEIGINDIIDIGFNNFITNAYILKKNNLVTTDIHEELKSQKSVIMTDSGAYQILEYGEIEISNKEIVEYQSKIKPDIAVILDIPTGEAENELEAKYTVEETIKRATEVEDIITSSSDIIWTHPIQGGKYLDLLKYSAQKANNNDKYKMLALGSPTVIMQNYDYTSLIDMIYTVRSNISRGKPLHLFGGGVPHIIPFAIALGVDSFDSASYILYARDNRYITRNRTLRLDKMEYFSCSCPVCSKYSPKDLLEMDNKNRTRLLAIHNLYKILEEIRETKIAIKEGRLFEYLQEKAYSHPSVYSAFLRILKYHDYLEKYDPRVKGEVRGILLYDSNSFYRPEIIRHDKFMMQFKPKHNLAVIICYDNLNVPFIYDDYIKDIAYEYENDADIFIAVPFYGLIPLSISESYPLSQFEIPTEIDDLTLKLTENKINEFIEKKYKQIKIFNCEKSKLHIMSV, encoded by the coding sequence ATGATAGGGGATTTTGAAGTAAAAGATGAAGACTTAGCTGGAAGAATAGGAATATTAGAGACTAAACACGGAAAAATAGAAACACCAGTATTTTTCCCTGTAATCAATGCTTTAAAATCTGAAATAGGAATAAATGATATCATCGATATAGGATTTAATAATTTTATTACAAATGCATATATTCTAAAAAAGAATAATTTAGTAACTACCGACATTCATGAAGAATTAAAATCTCAAAAATCTGTAATAATGACTGACTCTGGAGCATATCAAATTCTAGAATATGGGGAAATAGAAATTAGCAATAAGGAAATAGTAGAATATCAAAGTAAAATAAAGCCTGATATAGCTGTAATTTTAGATATTCCTACAGGCGAAGCTGAAAACGAATTAGAAGCTAAATATACTGTAGAGGAAACAATAAAAAGAGCTACAGAAGTAGAGGATATTATAACTAGTTCCTCTGATATAATTTGGACGCATCCAATACAAGGAGGCAAATATCTAGATCTACTAAAGTATTCTGCACAAAAAGCTAATAATAATGATAAATATAAAATGTTAGCACTAGGAAGTCCTACAGTAATAATGCAAAACTATGACTATACTTCACTAATAGATATGATATATACTGTAAGAAGCAATATTAGTAGAGGCAAGCCATTACATTTATTTGGTGGAGGAGTACCTCATATTATTCCTTTTGCTATAGCTCTTGGAGTTGATTCTTTTGATTCTGCATCGTATATTCTATATGCAAGAGATAATAGGTATATAACTAGAAATAGGACATTAAGATTAGATAAAATGGAGTATTTTTCATGTAGCTGTCCAGTATGTAGTAAGTATTCTCCTAAAGATCTGCTAGAAATGGATAATAAAAATAGAACACGATTACTGGCTATTCATAATTTATATAAAATATTAGAAGAAATTAGAGAAACAAAAATAGCTATTAAAGAAGGAAGATTATTCGAATATTTACAAGAAAAAGCATATTCACATCCATCAGTATATTCTGCATTTCTTAGAATACTTAAATATCATGACTATTTAGAAAAATATGATCCGCGTGTAAAAGGAGAAGTAAGAGGAATATTGCTGTATGATTCCAATTCCTTCTATAGACCAGAAATAATTAGACATGATAAATTTATGATGCAATTTAAGCCAAAGCATAATCTTGCAGTAATAATCTGCTATGATAATCTTAATGTTCCATTCATATATGATGATTATATAAAGGATATAGCTTATGAATATGAAAATGATGCAGATATATTTATAGCAGTACCATTTTATGGATTAATTCCCCTTTCAATTTCAGAGTCATATCCATTGTCTCAATTTGAAATTCCAACTGAGATTGACGATTTAACATTAAAACTTACAGAAAATAAGATTAATGAATTTATAGAGAAAAAATATAAACAAATAAAAATCTTCAATTGTGAAAAATCTAAGTTACATATAATGTCTGTCTAA